In Saprospiraceae bacterium, the sequence GGTTTTTGAGGATCTTTGGCCAGGTTGTAAATATTTTCTGTGATGAGTTTGTTTTCCGTCTCTGTCTCGGATCGCATTTTATCGATCATCGTTTTTAATTCCTCTACATACTCATTGATCGTCTTTTGAAGCTGATTAAACTCAAAAGGCAGAACCTCTGCATTGGACAGCCTCATCATCAACCTCCCGGCAGTTTTTGATAAGGTTACCCCATAGGCAAATCCGGGATCTTTAAACCTGGTGAAGTGGTCATAAGAATCATAGATAGAATGGTATTCACCCCCGCTACCTTCTCCTCCATAGCCGAGGTTGAGCGATGCGATACCTAAAAACTGCAGGAAGCCTGACCAATCAGACCCTGCGCCTAAAGCAGATAGTTTCATATACTTGTTGCCCAGGAGTTTGGCCCGGGCGGAAGGATCTGCATTCATTATAGTCCTGGCATATGTTCTTTCTTTGACAGTTACCCCAGTCTGAGGATCGATCACTTTATCCGCTACCTCATTAAACATAGCTTCCAGCGTATGCGAACCTCCGGCTCCAAGAAATCCTCGGCTGTTGCCATCTGTATTGATATAGGTGACTGCTTTTTTTCTCAGTTCGTCTGCATGGAACTCTGTCCACTCCGTGGATCCCAAAAGACTGGGCTCCTCTCCATCCCAGGCACAGTAAACCATGGTTCGCTTCAATTTCATACCTTTTTTGACCAGTTCACCGATAGCTTTTGCTTCGGCTAGTTCTGCGACCATGCCGCTCAACGGATCGGCAGCCCCATTGACCCATCCATCGTGGTGATTGCCTCTCAGTATCCATTCATCGGGATACTCACTGCCTGGCAGTTTGGCGATCACATTATAGAGTGGTTTGATGTCCCAGTTAAACTTCAAATTCATATGTACTTTGTCTGTACTGGGGCCTACATGATAAGTGATAGGTAACGACCCACGCCAACCGGCCGGAGCTACAGGACCTTTGAGTGCCTGCAATAAGGGTTGCGCATCCTCATAAGAAATGGGCAATACAGGTATTTTCATGATGGTGACGGCTTCCTCTTTGGTCAGTCGCTTGGCATCTTTCGTCGCAGCATAGCCTGGAGTCAAAGGATCGCCGGGATATACGGGCATATCCATCACTGATCCTCTTTGAGCTCCGTCTTTCGGCTTGAAGGCTCCGACTGGATACACATCACCTTGTGTGTAACCATCATCTTCAGGATCAGAATAGATCAGGCAACCTATCGCCCCGTGTTCATAGGCTACTTTGGGCTTGATACCACGCCACGAACCACCATATTTTGCGATCACGATTTTGCCTTTTACATCGATGCCCATCCGCTCCAATTCGTCATAGTCAGCAGGTATGCCCCGATTGACAAAGACCAATTCGGCGGTGACATCTCCATCAGCAGAATAGGCATTATAGGTAGGCAATTGTTCTGATTTTTGCCCGGAAGTACGATCCTCGGCAAGCGTCGACTCTTCAAGTTTTAATTTATATGGTTTTGACCCTAAGAGTTCTACCTGGCGAAATTTTGGTGTAGGAAATAAAACATAAAATTCTTCAATTTGTGCCTGGTAGCCCCACGATTTAAACAGGTTGAGCATATAATCCGCATTGGCCTTACCCTGTGGTGAGCCCACATGGTGGGGATGAGAACTTAAAAATTTCATCCAGGTATCCTGGTCTTTGGGATTGAGGGCAGCATCAAATTGTTTTTCCCAATCCAGTTGACTTTTTGCATTTTCGCTGCTAAAACCCATGATTTTGTCCTGCCCCTGGAGCGCCAACGGCAAAAGAAAATAAATAAAAAGCAATTTTTTCATATTGTTAGTTTGATTAAAGTGAGCCTATTTCTTAAATATAAAAGTAGTCATACTAAGATTCTGTTTTTACTTCATCTGAGATTAAAGTATCATAATCATTGTCAGCTGGCGGGACCTCCTGTACATTTGAATTGGTGAAAGGATTATTAAGTTCAATCGAATTATTCTTTAGCAGATATGCCAGTAAAACACCTTGTAATAATACTGCTACTAAAGAACCTTCATAGCCAAAGGACGATCCGGTGAGCCTGGGGTATCCTATATCCTTCCATTGAACCAGGCTGTATACATCCACACCACTCACATTAAAATCCAACAATCCGGCTTGAAGAAAATTCCACCCGGCATGGTATCCGGTACAGACCCAGATACTTCTATATTCTACAAACAACAGAGCCATGATAAATCCGCCAAGCAGAATATTGACAAATCCTATCCACGTAAAATGGTCATTGCCGATGTGCAACACTGCAAATAAACTGCCTGATAATACGATGGCCACAATGGTGCCGAGCCTCGTCTCCAACATGGATATCAGGTAGGCCCTCGTGAGCACTTCTTCACCTGCACTCTGCACCAAAAAAAACAATAGATAGCCCACCACAAAGCCCCAGTGCCAGGAAAAAGGGAGCATGGCTAACTGATGTGCACCCCAGAGTATAAAAAATCCCGGTAAGACCATGATCAGGCTCCAAAGCCATCCCCGACCAAATAGGCCCCCAGCTGTAGTCATATTATAACCCAAGGCACCATAGGATCTGTGGAATACCTTAAAATGAGTCAATAACGATGCACCCACAAAAGCAATCAATAATGGCAGATAATTAATCAATAACATCGGATAGGGACTCGTCTGCTCGTCGATATTACCGATGGAAATGGAAGAAAATGGATGGAGGCCGACCAGGCTCAGTAATCCAAACAAAATCAAAAGGATCACCGCAGACAGTATCAGAAATAAAATCAGATCCAATAAAGACCATCCTATGCTCTTTAATACCCTAGTGATCATGTTTTGATTTTTCTTCAAACAAGGTATTAAAGTCAGGGCTCTCTGTACACATCCAATGATCCCAAAATGTAAAATACAAACCAAAATTGTATTTAAACTGGCTATGGTGCAAAGCATGGTGGGTAGCCCCGATCCACCACCGCCCAAACCAATGGCGATGGGTGCCAGCCGGATAAATCTCGCTATTGAGATGATTAATCACAGAAGTTACTGTCATTATTATCAAAAAAACGACCAATGAAATCAGGTGCATCGGAATAAAATAAATCATCAGCACAATAGGCAGGGCCTGCAACAAACTTTCGATCGGGTGGAAGGAAAAAGAGGTCCAGGCGGTAGTCACCAGGCTCTCATGGTGTGCTCGATGGAACCTGCGATACACAGATGGCAGATGCATCCAACGATGCAACCAGTAATAATAAGTCTCATGCAATACCAAAAGGACCAATACACTTCCGATCATCCAACTCCAATGATAGTGGGATACTTCATGATAAATGGCTGTCTTGCCAAGTTGCCATGCATGCAATATCCAGGTTCCCAGGATACCGAAGAGAAGGGAGGCTATCAAGGCGTACAATATCTCTGATTTAATTTGGCCTTTCTTACTGACTCTGGTATTTATTCTATTTGGAGCAAACTTTGCAGCATACCTGATATTAAAAAGATAATAAAACAAACCCGCCATCAGCAGGTAACGAATAAATATGGCAGTGGTCAGCACGATCACAGTTATACAGAAGGGTATCCACTGGCCTTGGGTCAGATCAATCACAGCCTTGATTTTCAGGTTTTTCAAAATTACAATTTACCCATGATAGGCAGGGGATTAAATTCGATTTGCGATCACTTATTAATCTTGAATAAACAAGCGGGCAAGCCAAAAAAGTATGACCTGTAGAAAAAAGATTGGACAAAAAGTTAAAATGATGTATATTTGATATCAAAATGATATTATTATGAAAAATGAATTTATTACAATACCTTCCAGTGGTTATCCTTGGCTGATTATTTTTCTGGTTCTCTTTTTTGGCGGATTGGTGACAACCGTTCTAATTGATCCGCATTGGTTAGGGGTCATTCTAATAGTAGCCAGCATCTTTATCCTGCCTGGCTTCTTTTTAGTCAATCCTAATGAGGCTAAAGTACTGCTGCTTTTTGGTGAGTACAAAGGCACCGCCAAGGACAATGGATTTTTCTGGGCTAATCCATTTTTTACAAAGAAAATGATCTCCCTGAGGGCTCAGAACTTTGACAGCGAACGCATCAAAGTAAATGACAAAAAGGGAAATCCTATTATGATTAGTGGCATCGTCGTATGGAGGGTGGAAGACACCTACAAAGCCGGCTTTGATGTGACCGATTATCAAAGTTTTGTCAAGGTCCAATCAGAAGCAGCCTTAAGAGAACTCGCCGGCACCTATGCCTACGACAATTTTGATGAAGGAGTACACGAGGTGACCCTTCGCTCCGGCCATGAAGAAGTAAACCATGCGCTTGAATCACAATTGCGTGATCGCCTGGCCATAGCTGGTATTGAGGTGATTGAAGCTCGCCTGGGCTATCTGGCTTATGCTCCTGAAATCGCAAGTGCTATGCTCCGCAGACAACAAGCTGAAGCAGTAGTAGCAGCTCGTATGAAAATAGTCGAAGGTGCTGTCGGCATGGTAGATCTGGCCTTACAACACTTATCTGCCAAAAATATAATTGATCTTGATGACGAGAAAAAGGCTGCAATGGTCAGTAACCTGATGGTCGTGTTATGCAGTGATAAAGATGCAACACCTATAGTCAATACCGGCACTTTGCATCAGTAGGATCTACCTTTTATGGAAAAGAAAAAATTTGTACTACGCATGGACGAACAATCCATGAAAGCCCTGGAGAAATGGGCTGCGGACGAATTCCGCAGCCTTAATGGTCAGATAGAGTACATATTAAGTCAGGCTTTGAAAAATGCCGGACGAGCGTCCAAAAAAAAGGAAGGAGATAAATAATTCAAATTTTCATTTAGTCAAAATATCTATCTCCCCAAACCGGCAAGTTTAATAGACAATATTCTATGTCGAACCCTGCCTTTGCGGTAGCCAGGATCGAGAATAAAAAATACCCCGATAAGCAATCGCAGCAAACAATAATTAAACTCATTTTTTTATTATGATTTTAAAGAATGTACTCTGTCACCTTAGAGATATTCTTTTATTGCCTTGTTCGGTTGTGATAGTAATACCCTTGCTAATCTATGCATCAACCTATCACATTATTCCCGGGTTTTTGTCCATCAGGATCCTGGCTTTAACTTTGTCAATCCCTGGATTAGCTTTGTTTGCCTGGACCAACTATCTGTTCCAATTGATTGCAAAGGGAACCTTGGCACCCTGGTCAGAGAAACAAAACTGGTATTCGACGGGACCTTATAAATATTATAGAAATCCTATGATCTGCGCTATATTATTAACCCAAAACAAAGAGACTATTGAAAACAATAGTAAAATTATACAGCTAACTTCCATTTTGATAGCTCTTGAAAAAGAAGCCCGAAAAAGGAAGAAGTATGGCAAATTGTTTACCCTCACAGCGCAGGGATTGATGTAGGGTCTCGATTCCACATAGTAGCGGTGGGACAGTCTGATGATCAGGTAAGGAAATTTGGAATCAATACCGATGATCATAATTTGATGATAGATTTTCTCAAAGTTCACCAAATAACTCATGTAGCAATGGAGAGTACAGGGAGTTATTTTCAGACTTTATTCTTGGCACTTCAAGAAGCAGGATTTGAAGTTAGCCTGGTGCATGGAAGCCTACTAAGGGTATCGGCGGTCAAAAACAGATGTAAAAGATTGTAAATGGATACAAAAATTATTCACCTATGGGTTTTTGAAATCGTTTTGCCATCCAATGCAACTATGGAAATAAGAACATTAAATCGACATCGAAATAATCTGATCGACGGAGTTCTAGGTTATTGAACCGAATAGGCCAATGCATGAGACAAATGAATATCCGTCTGGATGTAGCCATCAATGATTTGGGAGGCAAAACAGGACAATCGATAATACAGGCAATTGTAGAAGGTCAACGAGATGGAAATAAATTAGCTATACTGGCCGATTCGCGAATCAGAAAAATCATCAAGAACTAGCACAATACCTTCAAGGAAGGTGGAATGATAATCAACTCTTATTCGAAGTCTCCATCAAGCTATCAGTATGTTCGTAATCGAATGAAAATTGCGATCAACAAATGAAGAATTGTTTTGATCAAATTATTGACACGGGGCAGAAGAAGCTGGTAAAATTAATCTGACGAAGAAACAAAAGTCAGAAATAGCAGCAGTTTAAATGTCTGTACAACAAGTTATCAATATTATGGTGTTGACCTAATGGAAATAGGTGTGTCAGTGAAGCCACTGTGATGTCATTATTGGGGAAGTAGGAAGAGAATATTCAAATTTAGTACAGCCTCGAAGTTTGTCAGTTGGTTACGGTTGGCTCCAAATAATAAGAAACGGAGGTAAAATCATAAGCTCAAGCCCCACAGACTACCAATAAATTTACATTGACACTACGAAATGCAGCCAATACAATTAGTAGAAAAAAACAGGTTACCTGCTTCATTTTTTCAAAAAATAGCTACAAAAAGGAAGAGGAGCGGCAACTGCAACCGCCAGAAAATGGCTGTGATTATTTGGAATATGATCACAAAAAACAACCATATAAGCCAATAGATATGGATCAGTACAAATTAAAAAAAGACAAAGAACGTTGAAGACAATCAATAAATTAATAAAACATATGGAAATAAATACAGATGAATTAATTATTGGTAGTCAACGCTTGGCGGGAAGTTAGATGGAAAAATTCATTAGGGATGAATTTTTTATCCTCCGGATCCCGATGATGAATATCGGAATTGTGACATTTATCGTCACTAATTGACGAAGAAATTGAAAATCAATTTCTTGTAAGGGTTAATACTGTTAGCGGAAGGGCTTTGGTGGAGGTCAATCCCAATATTGATCTGGGCGCTCATTTTTTTGTGAACAACACCTTATTTTTAATTTTCAGGGAGGAGCCATTTTTGGAGAAAAAGTTTGGGGAGGCATATATCATATATAAAAAAAAAGGTACCCAGGTGGATACCTAAATTAAAATGATTCATGAATAAAATGCTATTTAGGTTTCAAAAAATCACCTAATAACTCAAACAAAACAACCCATTGCATTTAGAAAAAAAGTACAAGGAAGTTTATTACAAATAAATTTGACCTTATTTTTTCAAGGATCTCATAAAATTTACTAATTGCCAGACTTCGTCTACTTCGGGTATTTTTTTCTTAAATGAAGGCATGTCATCGCGACCTTCGAGCGTCTTATAAAACAAAGCTCCATCAGGTTGTTTTTGTGTACTTGCACTAGCTAAGTCACCTACTTCAGTTTTAAGTTGATCTGCTTTTGGACCATCTCCTTTACCGGTTTTACCATGACATGACTGACAATGTTTGAGCCACAAAGCCTTTCCTGCTGTGATGGATTCGGCATCTGCCTTCACAGGATTAACCATCTTACTATATTTATCAGGCACCTCCCAAGGTTTTGGCTGAAGTGTGACCGAAGATAAAAGCATCAAACCTCCAATCAGAAGCAATGCGGAAAATAAAAATTTTGTTTTCATGAATTTATTGTTTTCTAAGTTTTAATAATTTATAAATAATTACGAAATAATGGCCCCATACAACTGTCATCAAAATTACGAATACCACTAACATCCAAAGCGGAGGGGCATGGCTCCACAATGCCCTGGCATTCTTACTTACTTTACTTTGTGACGGAACACCCCAGGCTTTTGTTACACTTGCCGAAACAGTTCCAAAGTCTTCCAAATCTTCAGCCTGACCGATGAGCATTATGTTTCCTTCACCATCGCCATGTAAATTCCGTGGACACTCAATGGTAACTTCACCATTTTCATCTGTTATACCTTCACCGATCTTTAATTTACTGAAATATCTTTGCACATATAAAACGATCTCCGTATTAGCCATTGGTGCTACCTCTCCTTTATCTGGAACACCTAATTTAATTGTAATGGTGAGCAAACTGTCTATCTCTTCACCATTGATCCTGATTTCTGCTTTATGAAGGGTTACATCGGCGTCTCCCTCCTCAACCTTTCTATTACCTTCGAAGGCAGCTTTGAAGCTCCAGGGGCCATTTTGGGTACTTAAAACATTCATAGGGACAGACAAGACTGCAACTCCTTTGTCATTGGTCAAAACAGCCCCAATTGGCTTAGATACATTTTCACCAAATTCAGAAAATGTCATTGTCTCATAATCCACGGCCTCATTCGATCCATTTATTCGAGCTTTAACTTGAGCTCTTAGCAAAATAGTATTACCATCTGATTGAGTTGCACTGAAAATAATTTTCGAAGCCGCTTTCTCCAGGGTATCCTCGTTATTTTTATCCTGGCTTGAAAGAGGACTTTGAGGCAAAAAAATACAAATGCTCCATAGAAATAAAAGACGCATTCTTTTTAACAAGCTGGTTGCAGATGTAAAATAGGAGACCGACATATTAGAGTTTTTCATCTTTTTGGGATTCAAATTCAGAAATCGAAATAATAGTGACAAATTTAGATGCCAGGGTAAACATCAGGAGAAAAGTCGCAATACCCCCCAGGGTCAATGCCCATTCAACCCAAGTAGCAGCATAGTGTACATACTCTATTCTCGTGTCTTGCATGGGCAATAAAGGTGACTCTAAGGTGGGCACGACTATTAAATATCTTTTAACCCACATGGCAATCACCATCAATCCAGCGGACATAGTTATCCATCCAGGTTTTCTAAATTTTGGGATGGCCACCACTAAGATAGGTAAGAGCACTCCAACCACATTGGTAAAGAGAAAATGCCACCCATATTGATTTAAATCAAACAGTTTAGTTATAACCTCACTGCTCCATTTCTCAGAGCTATACCAGTCAGTCAGATATTCAGAAAAAGTAAAATATCCGTATCCGGCACCTAAGACCATCATAATATAACCCAGATAAATAAAATGTTTGTCCATCAAATAGTCTTTTAGATCATATACTTTTCTAAAAATCCACATGGAAACTATCAAGACCCCAGTGCCCGAATATATCGCGGCCAATACAAAATAAGGCCCAAAAATAGTACTATGCCATCCCGGGCGAAGTGTCATTCCGAAAATCCATGACAAAACAGAATGCACAATAATTGCCAACGGAATTATCATGATAGACAACAGGTTCATCGAAACCGAAATTGATTTTTTTTGTTCAGCGCTATCACTGTAATTTAAAGCCAACACTTTGTAGAGCCTCCTTCGCCAACCCGGAATTTTTAATTCTGTGTCATCGCGATAAATTGCAA encodes:
- a CDS encoding Arc family DNA-binding protein, which encodes MEKKKFVLRMDEQSMKALEKWAADEFRSLNGQIEYILSQALKNAGRASKKKEGDK
- a CDS encoding cytochrome c, encoding MKTKFLFSALLLIGGLMLLSSVTLQPKPWEVPDKYSKMVNPVKADAESITAGKALWLKHCQSCHGKTGKGDGPKADQLKTEVGDLASASTQKQPDGALFYKTLEGRDDMPSFKKKIPEVDEVWQLVNFMRSLKK
- the nrfD gene encoding polysulfide reductase NrfD, with amino-acid sequence MNLNQQQSAALRKFAPQIESFSRKAMLWIYILLIPIFLAAYALYVQVSKGHIVTGMRDNVVWGLYIANFIFFIGISYAGAVISGFLHLLHVEWRKPIIRIAELITVIATIIGPVYILLCVGRLDRLHHLVIFARLQSPITWDVLAISTYFVGGILFLYLASVKDFAIYRDDTELKIPGWRRRLYKVLALNYSDSAEQKKSISVSMNLLSIMIIPLAIIVHSVLSWIFGMTLRPGWHSTIFGPYFVLAAIYSGTGVLIVSMWIFRKVYDLKDYLMDKHFIYLGYIMMVLGAGYGYFTFSEYLTDWYSSEKWSSEVITKLFDLNQYGWHFLFTNVVGVLLPILVVAIPKFRKPGWITMSAGLMVIAMWVKRYLIVVPTLESPLLPMQDTRIEYVHYAATWVEWALTLGGIATFLLMFTLASKFVTIISISEFESQKDEKL
- a CDS encoding SPFH domain-containing protein, whose amino-acid sequence is MKNEFITIPSSGYPWLIIFLVLFFGGLVTTVLIDPHWLGVILIVASIFILPGFFLVNPNEAKVLLLFGEYKGTAKDNGFFWANPFFTKKMISLRAQNFDSERIKVNDKKGNPIMISGIVVWRVEDTYKAGFDVTDYQSFVKVQSEAALRELAGTYAYDNFDEGVHEVTLRSGHEEVNHALESQLRDRLAIAGIEVIEARLGYLAYAPEIASAMLRRQQAEAVVAARMKIVEGAVGMVDLALQHLSAKNIIDLDDEKKAAMVSNLMVVLCSDKDATPIVNTGTLHQ
- a CDS encoding M28 family peptidase; amino-acid sequence: MKKLLFIYFLLPLALQGQDKIMGFSSENAKSQLDWEKQFDAALNPKDQDTWMKFLSSHPHHVGSPQGKANADYMLNLFKSWGYQAQIEEFYVLFPTPKFRQVELLGSKPYKLKLEESTLAEDRTSGQKSEQLPTYNAYSADGDVTAELVFVNRGIPADYDELERMGIDVKGKIVIAKYGGSWRGIKPKVAYEHGAIGCLIYSDPEDDGYTQGDVYPVGAFKPKDGAQRGSVMDMPVYPGDPLTPGYAATKDAKRLTKEEAVTIMKIPVLPISYEDAQPLLQALKGPVAPAGWRGSLPITYHVGPSTDKVHMNLKFNWDIKPLYNVIAKLPGSEYPDEWILRGNHHDGWVNGAADPLSGMVAELAEAKAIGELVKKGMKLKRTMVYCAWDGEEPSLLGSTEWTEFHADELRKKAVTYINTDGNSRGFLGAGGSHTLEAMFNEVADKVIDPQTGVTVKERTYARTIMNADPSARAKLLGNKYMKLSALGAGSDWSGFLQFLGIASLNLGYGGEGSGGEYHSIYDSYDHFTRFKDPGFAYGVTLSKTAGRLMMRLSNAEVLPFEFNQLQKTINEYVEELKTMIDKMRSETETENKLITENIYNLAKDPQKPYKSPDEKDLVPYINFSNLENTMVSLKNSADAFQKLSANAMQASPDKQKEVNQLLFHIEQSLLQADGLPGRKWYKHQIYAPGLYTGYGVKTIPGVREGIEQRNFVQAQENIEIVAGTLNTYVSELNKAIMVIKPNPKP
- a CDS encoding CPBP family intramembrane metalloprotease translates to MITRVLKSIGWSLLDLILFLILSAVILLILFGLLSLVGLHPFSSISIGNIDEQTSPYPMLLINYLPLLIAFVGASLLTHFKVFHRSYGALGYNMTTAGGLFGRGWLWSLIMVLPGFFILWGAHQLAMLPFSWHWGFVVGYLLFFLVQSAGEEVLTRAYLISMLETRLGTIVAIVLSGSLFAVLHIGNDHFTWIGFVNILLGGFIMALLFVEYRSIWVCTGYHAGWNFLQAGLLDFNVSGVDVYSLVQWKDIGYPRLTGSSFGYEGSLVAVLLQGVLLAYLLKNNSIELNNPFTNSNVQEVPPADNDYDTLISDEVKTES
- a CDS encoding sterol desaturase family protein; amino-acid sequence: MAGLFYYLFNIRYAAKFAPNRINTRVSKKGQIKSEILYALIASLLFGILGTWILHAWQLGKTAIYHEVSHYHWSWMIGSVLVLLVLHETYYYWLHRWMHLPSVYRRFHRAHHESLVTTAWTSFSFHPIESLLQALPIVLMIYFIPMHLISLVVFLIIMTVTSVINHLNSEIYPAGTHRHWFGRWWIGATHHALHHSQFKYNFGLYFTFWDHWMCTESPDFNTLFEEKSKHDH